The DNA region AACCAACTGAATCGCACAGAAGAAAATAAAAAGGTTCAAGCCGACAAAGTAGAACTGTCGAGTGAAGCTCAACTACAAATACAAAAAGAAAAAGACGCAAAAATAGAGCAATTAAAAAATCAAATTGCCAATGGAACGTACAAGGTTGATAGTGAAAAGCTAGCGGATAAATTACTTTCTGCTTGGAAGTCGGGTGCAAAGATCGATGAATAACCTCACAGAAGTACTGCAGATGTTAACAGACCTGCATATCACATTATTGGAAACCTCTAAGAAGAAACAGGAAATCTTAATATCTGCTGAAATCAATCCGCTACTTGCTGTGATGGCGGATGAATCAAAGCTCATCAAGAAAATCAAAGAAGCTGATGAGTTGAGAATGGAAGTGCTTGAGCATGAGAATACGTATCTTCCCCTTTCAAAACTAATTGAACAGCAGCCTGACAAAGATATCCAAGCTGAGTGGACGGCGAAAATGCTGTTGCTGGAGCGCTTGTTTCAGGAAATCGAAAAAGTAAATCACCTTAATCAGCAATTACTTCAGCAATCGTTAACCTATACACAGTTCATGATCGAGAAAATGATTCCGCAATCAGAGGGTTCAGGTCTTTATAGCGCAGAAGCTGCTTCCCAAGATTCAAGAGAATACGCTCGTCTATTTGATATAAAAGCATAGGGGAGAAAAAAGATGTACTCAACCTTTCATGGTCTAGAAATCGGGAAAAGAGCAATTTTATCGCAACAAACCGCACTCAGTACAACCGGACATAATATTGCCAACGCGAATACAATTGGATACACGAGACAGGAAGCTGTCCAACAAGCTACCCGACCGCTCGCTGCTCCGAGTCCACATAACGGAACGATTCCGATGCAAATGGGGACGGGCGTGGAGGTATCAGAGTTTCGTCGCATTCGTGAGAGTTATTTAGATAAACAATTTCACAATGAACAGCAACATGCTGGCTATTGGGACGCAAAGTCTCAATCGCTTTCCCAACTTGAAACGATTTTTAACGACCTCTCAGATTCAGGCTTACATAACTCACTTAATCGTTTTTGGCAAGGCTTGCAGGAACTTTCGAAACAACCAGAGAGTTTGTCTGCACGAGTGGTGGCCGTTGCAAACGGAAAAGATGTGGCTGACCATCTAAATGGAATGCATACAGGAATTGCTGATTATGAAAAAAACTTGTCGGAACAAATGCAATCGAAAGTGAAGGAAATCAATATTGCAGCTAGTGAGGTAGCGTCGTTAAATCAAAAAATCGCCCAAAATATTGGTGCTGGTAAACAGCCCAATGATTTGTTAGATCGCCGTGATGTGTTACTTGATACCCTTTCCAAATTAGCAAACATCGAAGTCACACCTTCGGTAAATGGAAAGGTCGATGTTTCAGTGGACGGCGTGAAGCTGGTAGAAGGGAATTCTGCTAGCACGTTTACCGTTGAACCAGAAGCAGGCGGAGCGAAAATCGCTGGAACGCTTATTAATTTAAACGGTGGGGAAATCAAAGGATTGCTTGAAACGCATGGATACACAGCAGCAGACGGAACAAAGGTGGGCAGGATTCCAGAATTAACAGCCTCAATCGACCTGTTGGCTACCACCATCGCTGATAAAATTAATGCGATTCATGCCGGTGATGAGGCCAGGAATTTGGATGATATCCAAAGGAGAAGCCTTGATCCGAATGCTCCGTTGGAAAAACTACTGTTTTTTGTCGATAAAGATGACCCAACACAGCCGCCGAAACATGCCGGGAATATGATGGTCAATCCTGCCTTGGTTGATTACCCTGGAAAAGTTGCCGCAGCAGCAACTGACAATATTGGTGATGGCTCGAACGCTAAGGCGTTGAGTGATGTTTTTCTTCAGAAAATGGATATCGGTGGAACGAACACGACGATTGGTGATTTCTATCAAAAGGTGATCGGTCAATTAGGGACTGATGTGAATACAGCAGTACAGACGAGTGACAATGCCAATGCAATGGTGCAAATGATTGATAATCGCAGACAGTCGGTATCAGGAGTTTCGATTGATGAAGAAATGACGAACATGGTTCGCTACCAACAAGCTTATAATGCCGCTGCCCGCTATGTGTCAGCGGTAAACGATATGTTGAATACACTGATTAACGGAATGAAGTGATTTAAGTAAAGTACGATAGGAGAGGAGGGGTAGGATGCGCGTTACACACAAGATGGTAAGTCAACAATTCATCCAAAATCTAAACCGCAACAACACGTCAATGGAGAAACTGCAGGGACAAATTTCCTCCGGGAAAAAATTTGAAAAAATATCAGATCAACCTGGTGCTACCTTGCAAGGGTTAACCTATCGTTCCACCTTGAGTCATGTCGAACAATATCAAAAAAACGCCCAAGATGGCATTGATTGGAGTACGGCAATAGACGGTGCGCTTGGGAATGTTACCGATGTGCTCCACCGTGTTCGCGAACTCACCGTGGAAGCTAGTAATGATACAATAAATGAAAGTGATAGAAAAAATATCGCCGTTGAAATTCGCTCCCTGATCCAGCAGGTGGGCAATAGTGCGAATACCGCCTATGGTAGTGGTTACCTCTTTTCTGGGACAGACCTAAATACGCAACCCTATCAAAATGGGACACTGCAACAGACGAATGAGAATGGCAAAGAGTGGACAATCGGCCAAGGAATAAGCGTAAATGGAAGGGTTCATGCCTCCTCTGTATTTGGATTTCCAGTAGACGGGAAAAATTTGTTTGAAACGATTGATGCTCTTGCCCAAACATTAGAGAACGGAGAAAACCCAGGGGCACTATTGAATTCGATTGATAATCAATTGGATAACCTAATCACTCAAAGGACCATCGTCGGTACCAATCAAAATTTGTTAGAGCTGGCAGCCAATAAATTGGATCAAGCCCAGTTCTTAACCCAGAAGATGCTATCAAATACCGAAGATACAGATGTCACAAAGGCCTTTACCGAACTAACCCTGCAGGAAACAGCCATTAAAGCCGCACTAACCGCTGGGGGTAAAATCATGCAGTTAAGTTTAGCTGACTTTTTGCGTTAGTAATAGTTTTACTGTTCCCCATCTTAGCAATAAGGTGGGGAAGTTATTTTTATAAAGATATGGGGCGAAGGTATGGAGGCATTTCAGATTTATAGTATAGTAGCAGTCGCTGTCTTGATTATCCTAGTTTCTTCTATTGTATTAGTGGTCAAACAGAAGAGAGTAACGAAACAAAATAATTCAATACAAGCGGAGAAAAAGGCGAATCGAAGGGATAACTTCAGGCTTCGGGTGAATATCAAACAATCGATACTAGAGGTTCTTAAAGTTGGAAGCATCGTTGTGAATCAAAGTGACCAGTGTGAGATCGTAAATATTAGTGCAGGTGGAGTGGGGGTGGTCAGTTATTATGATTTTCCATTAAAGCAAAGTATCTACGTCAGGGTTCACTTTTACTTGAATGCAGAAGAATTTTCATTAAATGGTCGGATTGTTCGCAAAGCCGAAAGAATCAATAAAAGTGGCTTCCTTTACGGTATCCAATTTCTAAATCTATCTGCCAGTGACCAAAATCGATTGATGAAAGAAGTTTTCGCAATGGAAAACGAGCGGCGGAAAATGGAGATTATATAAAAAGTTTTTTCAGTTACCCCTCTACAGGTTAGAAAATCCTGTCGATATATAAGATACAGAGGGAAAATATTCCTCAATCTTAGGAGGTACATAAAATGAAAATTAACACAAACGTAGCAGCGCTTAACACACATCGTCAATTAACTGCAGGATCCAATGCAGCAGCAAAAAACATGGAAAGATTGTCATCAGGTCTTCGTATTAACCGTGCGAGTGATGATGCAGCTGGTCTAGCAATCTCTGAAAAAATGCGTGGACAAATCCGCGGATTAGAAGTAGCACAAAAGAACGCACAAAACGGTGTTTCCTTACTTCAAACAGCTGAAGGTGCTTTAAACGAAACACATTCGATTTTACAACGTATGCGTGAACTAGCAGTACAATCTGCCAACGATACGAACACATCTTCTGACCGTGTAAAACTTCAATCCGAAATTGATACATTAGCTGAAGAAGTAGGTCGAATCGGTTCTTCGGCAGAGTTTAATGGTAAGAAACTATTAAACGGTTCATTTGACGGTACATTCCAAATTGGTGCCAACCAAGACCAAAACATGAGCATTAAGATTGGGGATTCACAGTCATTTAGCTTAGGTGTTGCGGGTAGTGTAGGAATCGAACAATCTAGCATAGTTACTGTTGGTGCTACAACAACAGGGGATACATTAAAGGCTGGAACATACAGTGTCTCCGATAATGCAGGTACTTTTGAAGTGAAAGACGAAAATGGAAAAGTGGTAGCAGCTAGTGCAGATGGTTTAACTTTTACAACAAAAGCATTTGATGGTACAGCTGGTGATGATACATTTACATTTAGCCAAGCTGTTAAATCTGGTACGTTAAGCTACGATGGAACAAATGTGAAAGCAACTGCCCAATTCACGAATACTGGCCTTGAAGCTGGTTCTTATAAATTTGATGATAATGATAATGTTCTTTTAGATACACATGGTGAAGTAGTAGCACGTACGACTGACGGTATTCAATTCAAGGGAGCTGACGGTACTACAGTATTCTCAGCAACTGTAGCATTAACCGGTGGAGATGCACTTAAAGTTGGTGGTGCAGATGTTTCAACTCAATCGGCAGCTAACACATCAATTACATCAATTAACACAGCAATTGAAACAGTTGCTGCGGAACGTTCTAAAATGGGTGCTGTCCAAAACCGACTTGAATTCACTAATAATAGCTTAAGCACAACAGCAGAGAACTTAACATCTGCAGAATCTCGTATTCGTGATGTGGATATGGCAAAAGAGATGATGACATTCACAAAGAATAATATTCTATCTCAAGCTGCACAAGCAATGCTTGCTCAAGCTAACCAACAGCCGCAAGCAGTACTACAATTACTTCGTTAATATTCATAAAAGAGATTTAAGGGAACTTAAATCTCTTTTTTAAAATCATTTTTAAAAAAAGGAGGGAGTTTTTTTGACGAAATTTAGAACACTCCCAATCATTGTAAGTTTCATGTTGATTGTTCAACTTTTCTTTCCTATTATCGGTGTGTTAGCCGCAGAGGTACAAGCACCTGCGAATTTAAAAATCTATGAACGTTATCCCGGCAGTGCTGTGATCGAATGGGATGCTGTGCCTTACAGCTCCGGATATAAAGTCTATAGAATGGACGGTGATACGAAAACGCTGACGTCACAACCAACTACTAACAAAGCGTTTATCACCTTAAAAGAGGGAACCTACTCATTCGCTGTATCGTCCATTGTAAATGGATCGGAATCACCCCTCTCACAACCAGTTTCTATTGAAATCATTTATCCAGAGATGCAAGCTCCTGGTAATATTCAATCAAAGATTGAAAGATTTT from Neobacillus sp. FSL H8-0543 includes:
- the flgK gene encoding flagellar hook-associated protein FlgK, yielding MYSTFHGLEIGKRAILSQQTALSTTGHNIANANTIGYTRQEAVQQATRPLAAPSPHNGTIPMQMGTGVEVSEFRRIRESYLDKQFHNEQQHAGYWDAKSQSLSQLETIFNDLSDSGLHNSLNRFWQGLQELSKQPESLSARVVAVANGKDVADHLNGMHTGIADYEKNLSEQMQSKVKEINIAASEVASLNQKIAQNIGAGKQPNDLLDRRDVLLDTLSKLANIEVTPSVNGKVDVSVDGVKLVEGNSASTFTVEPEAGGAKIAGTLINLNGGEIKGLLETHGYTAADGTKVGRIPELTASIDLLATTIADKINAIHAGDEARNLDDIQRRSLDPNAPLEKLLFFVDKDDPTQPPKHAGNMMVNPALVDYPGKVAAAATDNIGDGSNAKALSDVFLQKMDIGGTNTTIGDFYQKVIGQLGTDVNTAVQTSDNANAMVQMIDNRRQSVSGVSIDEEMTNMVRYQQAYNAAARYVSAVNDMLNTLINGMK
- the flgM gene encoding flagellar biosynthesis anti-sigma factor FlgM; this translates as MKINPINRLDAYQAYQKNNQLNRTEENKKVQADKVELSSEAQLQIQKEKDAKIEQLKNQIANGTYKVDSEKLADKLLSAWKSGAKIDE
- the flgN gene encoding flagellar export chaperone FlgN gives rise to the protein MNNLTEVLQMLTDLHITLLETSKKKQEILISAEINPLLAVMADESKLIKKIKEADELRMEVLEHENTYLPLSKLIEQQPDKDIQAEWTAKMLLLERLFQEIEKVNHLNQQLLQQSLTYTQFMIEKMIPQSEGSGLYSAEAASQDSREYARLFDIKA
- the flgL gene encoding flagellar hook-associated protein FlgL, with protein sequence MRVTHKMVSQQFIQNLNRNNTSMEKLQGQISSGKKFEKISDQPGATLQGLTYRSTLSHVEQYQKNAQDGIDWSTAIDGALGNVTDVLHRVRELTVEASNDTINESDRKNIAVEIRSLIQQVGNSANTAYGSGYLFSGTDLNTQPYQNGTLQQTNENGKEWTIGQGISVNGRVHASSVFGFPVDGKNLFETIDALAQTLENGENPGALLNSIDNQLDNLITQRTIVGTNQNLLELAANKLDQAQFLTQKMLSNTEDTDVTKAFTELTLQETAIKAALTAGGKIMQLSLADFLR
- a CDS encoding flagellin, yielding MKINTNVAALNTHRQLTAGSNAAAKNMERLSSGLRINRASDDAAGLAISEKMRGQIRGLEVAQKNAQNGVSLLQTAEGALNETHSILQRMRELAVQSANDTNTSSDRVKLQSEIDTLAEEVGRIGSSAEFNGKKLLNGSFDGTFQIGANQDQNMSIKIGDSQSFSLGVAGSVGIEQSSIVTVGATTTGDTLKAGTYSVSDNAGTFEVKDENGKVVAASADGLTFTTKAFDGTAGDDTFTFSQAVKSGTLSYDGTNVKATAQFTNTGLEAGSYKFDDNDNVLLDTHGEVVARTTDGIQFKGADGTTVFSATVALTGGDALKVGGADVSTQSAANTSITSINTAIETVAAERSKMGAVQNRLEFTNNSLSTTAENLTSAESRIRDVDMAKEMMTFTKNNILSQAAQAMLAQANQQPQAVLQLLR
- a CDS encoding PilZ domain-containing protein — encoded protein: MEAFQIYSIVAVAVLIILVSSIVLVVKQKRVTKQNNSIQAEKKANRRDNFRLRVNIKQSILEVLKVGSIVVNQSDQCEIVNISAGGVGVVSYYDFPLKQSIYVRVHFYLNAEEFSLNGRIVRKAERINKSGFLYGIQFLNLSASDQNRLMKEVFAMENERRKMEII